A genomic region of Alicyclobacillus sp. SO9 contains the following coding sequences:
- a CDS encoding tyrosine-type recombinase/integrase, producing the protein MAHINSVLEGYLPWLNRQPFSPNTRIAYRRWVEQFVRYLNAYPAVYGDPLGESSARDYAVRDFKSHLKTIHHAKPASVNLALAALDHFYARYLQMGSPQVEREELPNQAPRALSPEEQRRFLRAVERQPNTRDQAIGTLLFYTALRISECVQLNVDDVMISERKGQVTVRMGKGNRYREVPLNASVRSSLQAWLDDRHIQFPGTAESALFLTRRGNRCSIRSVDLVIRKIAQDAGLTLSAHTLRHTCLTNLVRNGHDLVMVAELAGHKRLDTTRRYSLPSDEDRAMAMEGLKMEV; encoded by the coding sequence ATGGCACATATAAACTCGGTACTTGAGGGTTATCTTCCTTGGTTGAATCGGCAACCTTTTTCACCAAATACTCGAATTGCGTACCGTCGATGGGTTGAACAATTTGTACGTTACTTGAATGCATATCCGGCTGTATACGGAGATCCGCTTGGTGAATCATCCGCTCGTGACTACGCGGTGCGGGATTTTAAGTCTCATCTGAAGACGATACACCATGCCAAGCCAGCTTCCGTGAATCTTGCTCTCGCTGCTCTTGACCACTTCTATGCTCGATATCTTCAGATGGGGAGTCCCCAGGTAGAGCGAGAGGAACTGCCGAATCAAGCACCACGGGCGCTTTCTCCCGAAGAACAAAGACGCTTCTTACGAGCGGTTGAACGTCAACCGAATACTCGAGACCAAGCAATCGGGACGCTTCTCTTTTATACCGCCCTACGTATCAGTGAGTGCGTACAACTCAATGTAGATGACGTTATGATCTCGGAACGTAAAGGGCAAGTAACGGTTCGAATGGGAAAAGGAAATCGATATCGGGAAGTTCCTCTGAACGCTTCGGTTCGATCATCCTTGCAGGCGTGGCTAGATGATCGCCACATTCAGTTTCCGGGTACAGCAGAGTCGGCTTTGTTCCTCACTCGACGTGGGAACCGCTGCTCGATTCGCTCTGTCGATTTAGTAATTCGAAAAATCGCACAAGACGCTGGACTCACATTGTCTGCTCACACGCTTCGGCATACTTGCCTGACCAATTTGGTACGTAATGGTCACGACCTTGTGATGGTGGCTGAACTTGCAGGCCACAAGCGACTGGATACAACGCGGCGATATAGCCTACCGAGTGACGAGGACCGCGCAATGGCAATGGAAGGCCTCAAAATGGAGGTGTAA